One Elaeis guineensis isolate ETL-2024a chromosome 10, EG11, whole genome shotgun sequence genomic window carries:
- the LOC105037140 gene encoding GPI-anchored protein LLG1, producing the protein MASNQSISVSVIVFFLLAVFSTVTATTFIAGDVLQSHGPTGRNLLQAKKKCEINFESMNYTIITSQCKGPQYNANFCCSALKEFACPHAESLNDLSSDCASTMFSYINLYGKYPPGLFAHECREGKEGLVCPAEPPNSGDANHIGQGFSHHALVLSGFFVAFLLG; encoded by the exons ATGGCCTCAAATCAGAGCATCTCAGTGTCGGTGATTGTGTTCTTCCTCTTGGCTGTATTCTCTACTGTTACCGCCACCACCTTCATTGCAG GGGACGTGCTCCAATCTCACGGACCCACTGGCCGAAATCTTTTGCAGGCCAAAAAGA AATGCGAGATAAACTTTGAGTCTATGAACTACACTATCATCACGAGCCAGTGCAAGGGACCGCAGTACAATGCTAACTTCTGCTGCTCGGCTTTAAAGGAATTCGCATGCCCGCATGCAGAGTCTTTGAACGATCTCAGCAGTGATTGTGCATCAACCATGTTCAGCTACATAAATCTCTACGGCAAGTACCCTCCAGGCTTGTTTGCCCATGAATGCAGGGAAGGGAAGGAAGGGCTTGTCTGCCCCGCTGAGCCTCCAAACTCTGGTGATGCCAACCACATTGGTCAGGGCTTCTCCCATCACGCACTCGTCCTATCTGGGTTCTTCGTAGCCTTCCTCCTCGGCTGA